The segment GTCCCTGGAAACCATACTCGGCCATAAAATCGAGTTGAGCACGCCAGTCTTCCCCCGCATGTTTATGAAACTGCCCCAGATGGGGAGCAAGTCGCAACGAAGATACGTGCTGGCTTGGATCAGCTGCCGACAGAACGGACGTTCCCCAGGTGGCTCCGATCAGCCCGCCAGCGAATGAGGTTTGCAGGAAGGTGCGGCGTTTGAGTGGCACGGGGCGTTTCCTCCGGTGGGATAGCACTTTTTCAATTGAACTGGAATTCGGGTGAATACGGCAATTCCTTCATCTTCACCTGATTCCCAGAGTAAATGCAACCCGGACTAATTGAAAAAGGAGGTTTACCCTGTTTCACATAACCAATCCAACCCCACATTTTCGCCTTGTCCCGTTTTTGACATTCTGATACCTCTCCCCCCTCTCTCTCCCCAAGCTCAATCAAATACAACCGGATTCCGGATGGCAAGTCTATGTCTATAGATGCGCGCCGGATTCTCGTCTGCGGACGGTCTGGCTCGGCTAGTTAGCTGAAATCGAAGCCGGATACGTGGAAGTGGTGTCGTCATATGTCTGTATTATTTCGAATCGTCTATGCATCCAAGTGCAATGGGACTCATCATAAGCTGGCGATGGATGCGCTCCGTTATCTGGATTTGCCCGAGAGTGAGCAGTGGACCCGACTGTTTCTCAAACACGCGGACAGCTACATCGAAGGCTCCAAAGCCCCCGATAAACGGTTTCGTGATTTTCGGAATCATGTCCTGCATGTGGAAGACAACTTCTGGGGTGGCGCCGTAAAAACGGCCAGCCGCTGGTACGATCAAACCGTTGAAGCCATTCAACAAGAGAATTGGAAAGAAGCGGTCTATTCCGCCGGCGTACTCAGCCATTACTACACCGACCCCATCATGCCTTTTCACACCGCTCAAAGCGAAGAAGAGACGCAGATGCATCGTGCGGTCGAATGGTCTCTCTCCAAATCTTACGACGATCTGTTCGCCCTGTTTGAAGCTGAATATCAATCCGAGATTATACGCCCTCGTTCTCACGCGCAGAGAAATGAATTGGTACAAGACCTCGTTTTACAAGGCGCGACCCAGTCCAATCGCCACTACCAAAACACGATCGACCATTACAATCTTGATTACGGTGTGCAGGATCCCCCCGCAGGACTGGATGCAGTCTTACGAGAGACCTACGCCAAGCTCCTCGGTTACGCCGCGATTGGTTTCGCCCGTATTCTGGAAGAACTGTTCCGCGATGCGGCAGTGAAACCACCGGCAGTCTCGTTGACATTGGAGTCGGTCTTTAGCGGACTGGAAATCCCCATTCGCTGGGTCACTCGGAAAGTCGCCGACCGGGAAGAACGATTGAAGATTGAAGCTCTCTACCAGGAATTCGTGCAAACGGGCCGGGTACAGAAACATCTTCCTGAAGATGATCGTCTGGTTCGCCAATGGCATGCCGAAGAAGTTCGCGGAGTCAGTCTTTCGCAACTCAACCAGGTCGCTCTGGAGCCAATGGGAACAGCACACGGACAGGGTGGGGATTCCGAAAAAACAAACTTCCTGCATCGTGTGCCTCGCGATTTACGAACAGCCTACGAGCTAAGTCGTGGCAATCGCCCCGGCGTGGTCACCACGATCGAAGTTGTCGGCCCCAAACCTGTATATGACAATCAAACATCAGTATCCCCTCGACCGACATTTGACCGGCGCCCGGCGACTCCAGTGGCGACTCCATCTGTGAGCACGCCGTCGATCACACCGACTCCCAAGATCGTCGCTTCCAGCAAACCCAAGATACGCGTTAAATCGGAACAGCGACCCGAACGGCAGCCAATAGTGTCGACTCCCGAGACAGTCGTTCCTCCCGTTCACACTCAAACACAAAAACCGGTCGAAGAAAAATGGATCCCCCGACGGCCAGTTGAGCCGAGACCCGTTGAACTGAATCGAAATGATTCGCGACCGGTAGAATCGAAACCCGAACAAACACGTCCCGTCGCATCACGTCTAGAGGTCCCCCAACCATGGATCCAGGAACCTGTCAAACAGGAGCCCGTGAAGCAACAGCATGCAGTCGAGACGCGTGTAGAGCAAGAACCATTGCCGTTGGATCCTCAAACGGGCATTCCCTCGCGGCCATCTCGCAACCAACAGGAAAGCAAACGCAACACTCCGCAGACGATGCCGATTCGCGAGGAACGCTTGAAGTACTATCTTCATCGCAGTGACAACCTTGTCGATGCGCCGTCGATTGGCCCGAAGACAGCGAAGCGGTTTCAGAAAATGAAGATCAAAACCGTCGATGACTTCCTGAACTGTGATCCGGAGGCTGTTGCCGAACGAATGCAGGTGCGGCACATCACCGCGGATGAAATTCGTAAATGGCAGGATCAGGCTGAGTTCGTCTGCCGCATTCCCAACTTGCGTGGGCACGACGCCCAAATCCTCGTTGGTTCCGGAATCCACAAGGTCGAGCATCTTGAGGGGTGGGAACCCCGAACGCTGCTGGAGTTCGTCGAACCGTTCGTCGAATCACCCGAGGGAGTTCGACTGTTGCGTGGAAGCGGACAACCCGATCTGGCCGAGGTGACCGACTGGCTCCGCTGGTCGAATTCGGCCCGTACCTTGCGAGCCGCTTGATTTGCCACCGCCCGGGAATCATGGTAGAACAGGTTTTGTAGCATCCGTGCACTTCTCCTCTCTTTGATTCCACCCGTCCGTTCACGCAAGGCATTGACGTCTATGCCCGAATCTTCCTCCGCTCCGTTTCGCGCGCTACTGGACCAGGTTCGGCAGGGGGACGCGACTGCCAAGAACCAGCTCTTAGAGCAGTATCGGCCCTATTTGCAAATGCTGGCCCGCAGCCAGTTTGAGACCTGGATGCAATCGAAGAACGACGCGTCCGACATCGTACAGGAAAGCATGCTGGATGCCTGTCGCGGACTCCAACAGTTTCAGGGGCAATCAGAAGGCGAATGGCTCGCCTGGCTCAAGCAGATCGTCGCCCATAACCTGCAGGATCAGGTACGTCATTTCAAAGGGGCGGCTAAACGGGACATCAATTTAGAACGGTCCTGGAACTACTCGCCTAATTGCACCTCCGGCCAGTTCGAACGGGCGCCCGGATCGGACGATCCCCGCCCCAGCCAGATCATGATGCAGTCGGAACAGGAACAACAACTGGCGTGGGCCATCAGTCAGTTAAGCGATGACTACCGCGAGGTAATCCGCTTGCGAAACTTGCAGCGTCTTCCCTTCAATGAAGTCGCAGACCAGATGAACCGATCGCGCACAGCGACGCAAATGCTTTGGACACGAGCGATGGTCAAACTATCCGAGGCAATGAAAAGTCAAGTCGACGAATTTTAGGACGGAATATTCATGTCGCATTCAAAAAACACGCCGGACGCTAATGACTCTCAAAACGAATTACCCGATTCGTTTTCGCCGGAAGAGAAGAAACTTTTCGAGCTATTGAATCAATACGTCGAAGGGCAGCATCAACAGGATACAGACTCTTGCGCCACCTTGATGCACACTCATCCCCGGATGAAGGAACTCTATCGCTGCCTGGATAATCTGGATTCGCTCGCGCCCCAATCGCCAGTGGATAGCACTTTCGTTCCTGAAAATGAACCGGTGATTGACAGTCTCACTTCCTCAATGCTGCAGGAATTGTGGATCGAGAATTACGAACTGTTGGAAGAGATCGGCCGCGGAGGAATGGGCGTTGTTTATAAAGCGATGCAGACCGACCTGCAACGAATCGTCGCCATTAAGATGATCCGCAGCAGTAGCCTTGCCTCCTCGGAAGAAGTCAAACGGTTTGAGCAGGAAGCCCGCGCCGCCGGCAAATTACAGCACCCCCATATTGTCAAGATTTTCGAAGCGGGGCACATAGGTGGCCAACCTTACTTTTCGATGGAGTACATCCCGGGCCAGTCTCTATTCCAGGTTTTAAACCGGGGACCGCTAGACCCTCGCCGGTCGGTCGAACTGCTTGAAAAAATCAGCCGCGCTGTGGAGCACCTTCATCAACATCAGCTTTTGCATCGAGACTTGAAACCACAAAACATCCTGATCGACCAAAGCGACAGTCCGTATGTGACGGACTTTGGCTTGGCGAAACTGCTGGAAGATGATTTAGATTTGACGCAAACAGGCTCTGTACTGGGAACACCCGGGTACATGTCGCCCGAACAAGCTTCCCCCAGTACAGGAACTTGCTGTGCCGCGAGCGACGTCTATAGCCTCGGGGCGATTCTGTATCACTGCCTGACGGGCCGGGCTCCCTTTTCCGGGCCGAATCCGTTTGAAACATTGATGGCCGTTCTGGAGAGCGAGCCGCTGTTACCTCGTAAACTCAATCCCAGAATTCCACGCGAGCTGGAAGCGATCTGTTTGAAGTGCCTAGAGAAAAAGCCGGAGAATCGCTTTCAAAGCGCCGAAGAACTGGCCAACGAACTTCAACGTTTCCTGCAAGGCGAGCCGCTGCAAACAGGGGCGGCAGAATGGGGACACCGCTTCAAGCGGTTTGTGAGACGTGAGCTTCCGCTGGTGGTTCGCCTGTCAGCAATCGGTATCGCAGCCGCAATCGTGCAGTTGAATTACGTCCTATTCGGGGCGGAAGAAGAATTGCACACTAATGTGATGACGATCTTCAGCCTGTGGGCACTGGCAGTCTGTGGCTTCCAATGGCTGGTGAATCGCAACCGCATGCCCAACTTCACACGGTACGGCTGGTCGGCAGCCGATGTTCTGTTTCTCACTTGGATGTTCTCTGTCGTGGAAGGTCCTCTGGGGCCTCTCCCCGCCGCATACGCCCTCTTGATTGTGGCGTCGGGTCTCTTTTTCCAGCTGTCCCTTGTCGGAATTACGACTGGATTATCGGTTATCTGTTATGGATTTGTGCTCTGGTTCAATATGGAGATCGAGCAGAACCTCTTTTTCGGCGTGATCTACGAAGCCTTATTATTGATCTTTGGCATCCTTACTGGTCACCATGTTCGCCGCATGAATTTACTAAACCAGTATTTTCAACGCAGCTCCGAGCCACCGCTGACGCAAGACTGAAAACAGCGGGTTTCAATCAAATCGAAATCGGGCACCGAAACCAACAGCGCATAAAAATAACCCGCGTCGAAACGAGCGGGTTATTTTATCTGTTGTTTCATAGGAGTAACGATCGTTACTTCTTGCCGCGAGTGGTTGTTCTCTTGGTAGTAGTTTTGCGAGTGGTCGTCCGTTTGGCAGCGGGTTTGGCGCTGGTACGGGTTTTGGTCGATTTCGCAGCAGTCGTCCGTTTGGCAGGACTTTTAGTCGTGCTACGAGACGTCGTTTTTTTGGCGGTAGTTGCTTTTGCAGTACCCGTTTTCGCTTTGGTCGACTTAGCAGCAGTTGTTTTTGCTTTAGTCGGTTTGGCTGTTGAAGTTTTCGCCTTAGTCGATTTGGCGGCTGTTGTCCGTTTTGCAGTTGAAGCAGAACGAGAAGTCGTCGGCTTTTTAGCGGCCGTTGATTTAGCGGCTCCGGTTTTGGCCTTGGTTGATTTCGCTGCGGTTGATTTGGCCGCGGTGGTACGAGAAGTAGTTTTCTTGGCGCCACTTTTCGCTGCAGTTGATTTTGCAGACGTTTTTGCTTTAGTCGATTTGGCCGCAGCAGGCGTCGATCGTCGTGATTTAGTGACTTTCGACTTAGTGGTCGTTTTCGATGTCGTCCGTGTAGCCATCACAGGCTCCTATGATTGACAATTGGAATACCGGAGTGCTGAAGTGAGCTCAACTCTGGTATCCCAAAAGAGAAGAGTCACCAAATATCTTTAGCGTTTACACGCATCCATTCTTAAAACGAAAAGAGACCCAGCTCTTTAGAACAGACTCTGGGTAGAGTCTTCCCAGTAACGGGACAATCCTTCTGGAGGGTTGATCTCGGCCGGCTTCCTGCAGTCAGGAAGTTTTACGATTAAGATCAAAAAGCGGGTCTTCCATCAGCAAACTGTCTGGACGGAAAATCGTCCGGAAGAGGAGGCCAATCTATGATGTTCAATTAACACGGCTAACTTATATTCAGTATGAAAAAACGAGTCAACTGCAACTTGTTTCAAGGCAAGTACTTCTTGTGTCCCACATACATCGGCGATCACCGATATATGTATTAGACTCTATTTACTCGAAAATTCAAGTTCCTTCCGAGCTGACGATTGACGCATTAGCGGGTCTAACAAAGAATCAACCCTTGTTGTGATTACCCTTATTTTCAAGCTTTTCAGAGAATAGAATCCCCAAGCGAGTTAGTTATGCAACTCTCAGACACCGTGAACAAAATCAAACCTTCTGCCACTATTGCTGCTGCCGCGGAGGCTAAAGCGCTGAAAAGCACCGGAGTGAAGGTCTTCGAATTCACATTGGGAGAGCCCGACTTCGTCACGCCCAAACATATTTGCGAAGCCGCAACCGCCGCCATGCAGGCAGGTCATACTCACTACACACCCGTTGCAGGCATTCCCGAACTGCGTCAGGCGATAGTCGACGCGTTCGAACGCGATCATGGCGTCAAATACGCTCCCGAACAGGTCGTCTGCTCGAACGGCGCGAAACATTCTATTCATAATGTTCTCACCGCCCTCTGTGGACCTGGCGATGAAGTCATTATCCCCACACCTTACTGGGTCAGCTATTCCGATCTGGTCGAAATCGCCGGAGCGACACCAGTTCTGGTCGACACCACCGAAGATAGCGGATTTTGCTTATCTGCAGAGCAATTTGAAGCAGCCATCACCGACAAAACCAAACTGTTGATGCTGAACAACCCCTGCAACCCAACCGGTGCCGCTTACCCCATCGAGCAGCTCGAAGCGATCGCCAAAGTCGCTGTGAAACATCAGATCCCCGTCCTGTCCGACGAGATCTATGAAAAACTGATCTACGAGGGCTACTCGTTCCGTAGCTTCGCCAGCTTTGGTGACGACGTTAAAGACCTGACGATTGTCGTCAACGGTGTCAGTAAAGCTTACGCAATGACAGGCTGGCGAATGGGCTGGACCTTAGCCCCACTCGACGTTAGCAAAGCGATGAGCAAATTACAGTCTCAAGAGACCTCCTGCCCCAGTAGCATCACCCAATACGCAACTGTTGCGGCGTTGAACGGCCCACAGGATTGTGTCACCGACATGCTGCGTGAGTTTTCCAAACGACGAGAGTACGTACTTGGTCGCTTGCGAGCTTTGCCGGATGTCACCTTCGCCGAACCAGGCGGAGCCTTCTACGCGTTCTTTAATGTGAGTGCCTATTTTGGCAAAACACTGGGTGGCGGAGCTGTCGTTAACAACGCAACTGAATTTTGTTCTGCTCTGTTGAAAGAAGGACCAGTCGCCCTCGTCACTGGCGATGCATTCGGAGCCGAAGGATATGTACGGCTCTCGTTCGCAACAAACATGGAGACGATTTCCGGCGGACTGGATCGATTGGAAGCTTTCCTGAAAGGGTAAACCGGGTCTCCGGCTATTTCACTTTCGGGATCAAATTCGATTCACTAAAATGATCGTGGAACAAAACCCGGAGGCAACATTGGCCCTTCGGAAGGAATCTTCGATTGGGAATGGATTCATGAACCCGTCCGCTGGTCAGTCTGGAAAAACTCCGGAGGGGCGCCCATTTCTGGGTGTCCATTTACGCTGCTGTAATCAATATGTGCGTATCTACCTGAACCAGCAAGGCAACGCGTATTCCGGCTGGTGTCCACGATGTTCGACACCAGTGCGGGTAAATGTCGTCAATGAGGGTGGCTCCAGCTCCAAATTCTTCTCCGCAGACTGAAATTAGCCTCCATTTGCTTTATCACTGCTGATACCGGGAAATCTGAGGGAACTCTGTAACTTGCAGTTTCCGTCAGTTGTTCCTTAATGGCATCCCGGGTCTAATAGTAAAAGAATCGCACCACCTGAAAGCAAAAGAGCAGGTGTGGAAGTCGGTCTCGCGGACGCGCAAGCTGTCTCACTGACAGGAAGTGGAGCGTCAGAAGGGGATATTTCTGTACGGACACAGTCTCCCCTCCCCATTTAGTGGTTCCGTTTTTTATTAACACACTTTTCCGACCGACATTTTTAGTTGGCTGATTCCAAAATCTATGTTTCAAAGCCTGGGGAAATTTATAATACGCTACTGGAAACTGATGATTCCTTTGTGGATCGCAAGTTTCCTCCTCCTTGCGCTGATTGCGCCGTCGTTCAAATCGATGCTGCGCGATGGAGAATTCGCCTTTCTTCCCGCTGATTCCCCCAGCCTGGAAGGGGAACGCCTGCTGGCACAGGCTTTTCCACAGATCAAAACGGCCAGCCAGGTCGTAATTGTCGCCAATCGACAGTCCAAGGGCGAAGAGCTACAGGACCAGGATAAAAAGTTCCTCACTGAACAACTGGTTCCCCGTCTGGAAAAACTGGTGGAGGAGGAAGGGGGATATGCAAACTCACTGGCTACGGTGGACAATGTCGCGGATGGCTCCGATGGCTTTAACGTCACCGAGCCGGTCGAAACCAATACCACAGAGACAGCCCCCGAATCAGAAGAAGCTGGCGACACTACTCCCATCGATACAGAAGAGGAGCAAAACGCTGACTCAGAAAATGCCCCCGTCACGTCCGAAGAGTCTTCCCGTTCACGGATCTCGCGTATTAAAACATTCGAGGACCGGTTCATTGGGCCACTGCTAATCAGCGAAGATAAACAGGCGGCACTGGTGATCGTTGAATTCAGCACGGAATTCCTCGATAAACGTAGCTTTCCCACGATCCAGAAAATCGAACAAATTATCGTCGAACTGGAGCCCCAGGTTCCAGACGGATTGAATCTGGCCTTAAGCGGTTCATCGACTGTTGGTCGCGACATCATCGAGGCGGCACAGCAGTCTGCGAGCGCCACCGAACTGTGGACAGTTCTGCTCGTCGTGATCCTGCTTATTCTGATCTACCGCGCCCCCTTTCTGGCGTTGATACCGCTCATCACGGTCTATATCGCGACCAAATTCGCGTTGACGTTCCTGGCGCTGCTCGCCAGTTACAACATCATTGGTCTGTTCAATGGGGTCGAGATTTACGTCACCGTCGTCCTCTATGGTGCCGGTGTTGATTACTGCATGTTCCTGATCTCCCGATACAGTGAAGAACTGGATTCCGGAATCAGCATGGACGAGGCGATGGA is part of the Polystyrenella longa genome and harbors:
- a CDS encoding sigma-70 family RNA polymerase sigma factor — encoded protein: MPESSSAPFRALLDQVRQGDATAKNQLLEQYRPYLQMLARSQFETWMQSKNDASDIVQESMLDACRGLQQFQGQSEGEWLAWLKQIVAHNLQDQVRHFKGAAKRDINLERSWNYSPNCTSGQFERAPGSDDPRPSQIMMQSEQEQQLAWAISQLSDDYREVIRLRNLQRLPFNEVADQMNRSRTATQMLWTRAMVKLSEAMKSQVDEF
- a CDS encoding pyridoxal phosphate-dependent aminotransferase, producing MQLSDTVNKIKPSATIAAAAEAKALKSTGVKVFEFTLGEPDFVTPKHICEAATAAMQAGHTHYTPVAGIPELRQAIVDAFERDHGVKYAPEQVVCSNGAKHSIHNVLTALCGPGDEVIIPTPYWVSYSDLVEIAGATPVLVDTTEDSGFCLSAEQFEAAITDKTKLLMLNNPCNPTGAAYPIEQLEAIAKVAVKHQIPVLSDEIYEKLIYEGYSFRSFASFGDDVKDLTIVVNGVSKAYAMTGWRMGWTLAPLDVSKAMSKLQSQETSCPSSITQYATVAALNGPQDCVTDMLREFSKRREYVLGRLRALPDVTFAEPGGAFYAFFNVSAYFGKTLGGGAVVNNATEFCSALLKEGPVALVTGDAFGAEGYVRLSFATNMETISGGLDRLEAFLKG
- a CDS encoding DUF4332 domain-containing protein, yielding MSVLFRIVYASKCNGTHHKLAMDALRYLDLPESEQWTRLFLKHADSYIEGSKAPDKRFRDFRNHVLHVEDNFWGGAVKTASRWYDQTVEAIQQENWKEAVYSAGVLSHYYTDPIMPFHTAQSEEETQMHRAVEWSLSKSYDDLFALFEAEYQSEIIRPRSHAQRNELVQDLVLQGATQSNRHYQNTIDHYNLDYGVQDPPAGLDAVLRETYAKLLGYAAIGFARILEELFRDAAVKPPAVSLTLESVFSGLEIPIRWVTRKVADREERLKIEALYQEFVQTGRVQKHLPEDDRLVRQWHAEEVRGVSLSQLNQVALEPMGTAHGQGGDSEKTNFLHRVPRDLRTAYELSRGNRPGVVTTIEVVGPKPVYDNQTSVSPRPTFDRRPATPVATPSVSTPSITPTPKIVASSKPKIRVKSEQRPERQPIVSTPETVVPPVHTQTQKPVEEKWIPRRPVEPRPVELNRNDSRPVESKPEQTRPVASRLEVPQPWIQEPVKQEPVKQQHAVETRVEQEPLPLDPQTGIPSRPSRNQQESKRNTPQTMPIREERLKYYLHRSDNLVDAPSIGPKTAKRFQKMKIKTVDDFLNCDPEAVAERMQVRHITADEIRKWQDQAEFVCRIPNLRGHDAQILVGSGIHKVEHLEGWEPRTLLEFVEPFVESPEGVRLLRGSGQPDLAEVTDWLRWSNSARTLRAA
- a CDS encoding serine/threonine protein kinase; translated protein: MSHSKNTPDANDSQNELPDSFSPEEKKLFELLNQYVEGQHQQDTDSCATLMHTHPRMKELYRCLDNLDSLAPQSPVDSTFVPENEPVIDSLTSSMLQELWIENYELLEEIGRGGMGVVYKAMQTDLQRIVAIKMIRSSSLASSEEVKRFEQEARAAGKLQHPHIVKIFEAGHIGGQPYFSMEYIPGQSLFQVLNRGPLDPRRSVELLEKISRAVEHLHQHQLLHRDLKPQNILIDQSDSPYVTDFGLAKLLEDDLDLTQTGSVLGTPGYMSPEQASPSTGTCCAASDVYSLGAILYHCLTGRAPFSGPNPFETLMAVLESEPLLPRKLNPRIPRELEAICLKCLEKKPENRFQSAEELANELQRFLQGEPLQTGAAEWGHRFKRFVRRELPLVVRLSAIGIAAAIVQLNYVLFGAEEELHTNVMTIFSLWALAVCGFQWLVNRNRMPNFTRYGWSAADVLFLTWMFSVVEGPLGPLPAAYALLIVASGLFFQLSLVGITTGLSVICYGFVLWFNMEIEQNLFFGVIYEALLLIFGILTGHHVRRMNLLNQYFQRSSEPPLTQD